In Daucus carota subsp. sativus chromosome 4, DH1 v3.0, whole genome shotgun sequence, one DNA window encodes the following:
- the LOC108218498 gene encoding deSI-like protein At4g17486 isoform X2: protein MKFGVKKGWKSVVPLRLQGKSNLHFCLFPKVKSNYGSGSTPVYLNVYDLTPLNGYAYWAGFGIFHSGVEVHGVEYAFGAHDYPTSGVFEVEPRQCPGFKFRKTIFIGTTCLDPVQVREFIEHHAASYNGDSYHLIVKNCNHFCKDICYKLTGKDIPKWVNRLAKLGSVFNFMLPEALRITAVEHDPNCQPFENEKRRLRSGFSCLSSISMRQKQLSTSSLFLQSPLKGCLPQREVRQSNNASPNER, encoded by the exons ATGAAATTTGGAGTAAAGAAGGGATGGAAGTCAGTAGTACCTCTCCGCTTGCAAGGGAAATCAAATCTACATTTTTGTTTGTTCCCCAAGGTGAAATCTAATTATGGTTCGGGCAGTACACCAGTGTATCTCAATGTATATGACTTGACACCCCTGAATGGTTATGCCTATTGGGCGGGATTTGGTATTTTTCACTCCGGCGTTGAAG TTCATGGCGTAGAGTATGCTTTTGGAGCACATGACTATCCAACTAGTGGTGTATTTGAAGTTGAGCCTCGTCAATGCCCAGGCTTCAAATTTAGAAAGACCATATTCATTGGGACTACATGTTTGGACCCTGTACAGGTTAGGGAATTCATTGAGCATCATGCAGCAAGCTACAATGGTGATTCATATCATTTAATTGTCAAGAACTGCAACCATTTTTGCAAGGACATCTGCTACAAATTGACTGGGAAGGACATCCCTAAATGGGTGAATCGACTTGCAAAACTAG GTTCAGTGTTCAATTTCATGTTACCAGAGGCCCTTAGAATAACAGCGGTTGAACATGACCCCAATTGCCAACCATTTGAAAACGAAAAGAGAAGGCTGAGAAGTGGTTTTAGTTGCCTCTCTTCCATCTCAATGAGGCAGAAACAGTTGTCGACATCTTCATTGTTCTTACAGTCACCGTTGAAAGGCTGTTTACCACAGCGGGAAGTAAGACAGTCCAACAATGCTTCACCAAACGAAAGGTAA
- the LOC108218498 gene encoding deSI-like protein At4g17486 isoform X1, whose amino-acid sequence MFKNVVSRVMLLMWINKDETDCNDDTMKFGVKKGWKSVVPLRLQGKSNLHFCLFPKVKSNYGSGSTPVYLNVYDLTPLNGYAYWAGFGIFHSGVEVHGVEYAFGAHDYPTSGVFEVEPRQCPGFKFRKTIFIGTTCLDPVQVREFIEHHAASYNGDSYHLIVKNCNHFCKDICYKLTGKDIPKWVNRLAKLGSVFNFMLPEALRITAVEHDPNCQPFENEKRRLRSGFSCLSSISMRQKQLSTSSLFLQSPLKGCLPQREVRQSNNASPNER is encoded by the exons atgtTTAAAAACGTGGTCAGTAGAGTAATGTTGCTTATGTGGATTAATAAAGATGAGACTGATTGCAATGATG ACACCATGAAATTTGGAGTAAAGAAGGGATGGAAGTCAGTAGTACCTCTCCGCTTGCAAGGGAAATCAAATCTACATTTTTGTTTGTTCCCCAAGGTGAAATCTAATTATGGTTCGGGCAGTACACCAGTGTATCTCAATGTATATGACTTGACACCCCTGAATGGTTATGCCTATTGGGCGGGATTTGGTATTTTTCACTCCGGCGTTGAAG TTCATGGCGTAGAGTATGCTTTTGGAGCACATGACTATCCAACTAGTGGTGTATTTGAAGTTGAGCCTCGTCAATGCCCAGGCTTCAAATTTAGAAAGACCATATTCATTGGGACTACATGTTTGGACCCTGTACAGGTTAGGGAATTCATTGAGCATCATGCAGCAAGCTACAATGGTGATTCATATCATTTAATTGTCAAGAACTGCAACCATTTTTGCAAGGACATCTGCTACAAATTGACTGGGAAGGACATCCCTAAATGGGTGAATCGACTTGCAAAACTAG GTTCAGTGTTCAATTTCATGTTACCAGAGGCCCTTAGAATAACAGCGGTTGAACATGACCCCAATTGCCAACCATTTGAAAACGAAAAGAGAAGGCTGAGAAGTGGTTTTAGTTGCCTCTCTTCCATCTCAATGAGGCAGAAACAGTTGTCGACATCTTCATTGTTCTTACAGTCACCGTTGAAAGGCTGTTTACCACAGCGGGAAGTAAGACAGTCCAACAATGCTTCACCAAACGAAAGGTAA